Proteins found in one Streptomyces sp. NBC_00461 genomic segment:
- a CDS encoding glycosyltransferase family 2 protein, whose product MNANPDVQLPAVSVIMPVLNEERHLRGAVQAILAQEYAGEMEVVIALGPSTDRTDEIAAELVRDDARVHTVPNPTGRTPAALNAAIKASRHPIVVRVDGHGMLSPNYITTAVRLLEETGAQNVGGIMHAEGENDWEHAVAAAMTSKIGVGNAVFHTGGGACEAETVYLGVFRREALEQQGGYNEEFIRAQDWELNFRIREAGGLIWFSPELKVSYRPRPSVKALAKQYKDYGRWRHVVARYHEGSINLRYLAPPTAVLAIAAGLVTGAALTPWGFVIPGGYLAAIALGSVPAGKGLPLKARLQIPVALATMHMTWGWGFLTSPRALAKKVIASRRPAVLASN is encoded by the coding sequence ATGAACGCCAACCCCGACGTGCAGCTCCCCGCCGTTTCTGTGATCATGCCCGTCCTCAACGAGGAGCGGCATCTGCGCGGAGCAGTCCAAGCGATCCTCGCGCAGGAGTACGCCGGCGAGATGGAGGTCGTGATCGCCCTCGGTCCCTCCACGGACCGCACGGACGAGATCGCCGCCGAGCTCGTCCGCGACGATGCGCGCGTCCACACCGTCCCGAACCCGACCGGTCGTACGCCGGCCGCCCTGAACGCCGCGATCAAGGCCTCGCGCCACCCGATCGTCGTCCGCGTCGACGGGCACGGCATGCTCTCGCCGAACTACATCACCACCGCCGTACGGCTCCTGGAGGAGACCGGCGCGCAGAACGTCGGCGGCATCATGCACGCCGAGGGCGAGAACGACTGGGAGCACGCGGTCGCCGCCGCCATGACCTCGAAGATCGGGGTCGGCAACGCCGTCTTCCACACGGGCGGCGGCGCGTGCGAGGCCGAGACCGTCTACCTCGGGGTCTTCCGGCGCGAGGCACTGGAGCAACAGGGCGGGTACAACGAGGAGTTCATCCGGGCCCAGGACTGGGAGCTGAACTTCCGGATCCGGGAGGCCGGCGGGCTGATCTGGTTCTCGCCGGAGCTGAAGGTGTCGTACCGCCCGCGGCCGAGCGTGAAGGCGCTCGCCAAGCAGTACAAGGACTACGGCCGCTGGCGGCACGTCGTCGCCCGCTACCACGAGGGCTCCATCAACCTGCGCTACCTCGCGCCGCCGACGGCCGTCCTGGCGATCGCGGCGGGCCTCGTGACCGGCGCGGCCCTGACGCCCTGGGGGTTCGTGATCCCCGGCGGCTACCTCGCCGCGATAGCTCTCGGCTCCGTCCCCGCGGGCAAGGGGCTGCCGCTGAAGGCACGGCTGCAGATCCCCGTGGCCCTCGCCACCATGCACATGACGTGGGGCTGGGGCTTCCTGACCAGCCCCAGGGCGCTGGCGAAGAAGGTCATCGCGTCCCGGCGGCCCGCGGTGCTCGCCTCCAACTGA
- a CDS encoding UDP-glucose dehydrogenase family protein yields the protein MSLKITVIGTGYLGATHAAAMAELGFEVLGLDVVPEKIETLQRGEVPMYEPGLEELLKKHVAGIEGSSGRLRFTMDFAEVAAFGDVHFVCVNTPQRHGEYAADMSYVDAAIASLAPHLTGPALVVGKSTVPVGSADRLAAYLAEHAPAGADAELAWNPEFLREGFAVQDTLHPDRLVAGVRSERAEKLLREVYATPISEGTPFVVTDFPTAELVKTAANSFLATKISFINAMAEVCEAANGDVAKLAEAIGYDDRIGKKFLRAGIGFGGGCLPKDIRAFMARAGELGADQALTFLREIDSINMRQRGQMVELARQVLGGGSFLGKRVAVLGATFKPDSDDVRDSPALNVAGQIHLQGGQVTVYDPKGMDNARRLFPTLGYADTATKAVRGADVVLHLTEWREFRELDPAELGAVAADRVILDGRNALDPQVWRNAGWTYRAMGRPTA from the coding sequence ATGAGCCTCAAGATCACCGTGATCGGCACCGGCTACCTCGGCGCCACGCACGCCGCGGCCATGGCCGAGCTCGGGTTCGAGGTGCTGGGGCTCGACGTCGTTCCGGAGAAGATCGAGACGCTCCAGCGGGGCGAGGTCCCGATGTACGAGCCCGGCCTTGAGGAGCTGCTCAAGAAGCACGTGGCCGGGATCGAGGGGTCGAGCGGACGGCTGCGGTTCACCATGGACTTCGCCGAGGTCGCGGCCTTCGGTGACGTGCACTTCGTGTGCGTGAACACGCCGCAGCGGCACGGGGAGTACGCGGCCGACATGTCGTACGTCGACGCCGCCATAGCCTCCCTCGCCCCGCACCTCACCGGCCCCGCCCTGGTCGTCGGCAAGTCCACCGTGCCGGTCGGTTCCGCCGACCGTCTCGCCGCCTACCTCGCCGAGCACGCGCCGGCCGGGGCGGACGCGGAGCTGGCCTGGAACCCGGAGTTCCTGCGCGAGGGCTTCGCCGTCCAGGACACGCTGCACCCGGACCGGCTGGTGGCGGGTGTGCGCAGCGAGCGCGCGGAGAAGCTGCTGCGCGAGGTGTACGCGACGCCGATCTCCGAGGGCACGCCGTTCGTCGTCACCGACTTCCCCACCGCCGAGCTGGTGAAGACGGCCGCCAACTCCTTCCTCGCCACCAAGATCTCCTTCATCAACGCGATGGCCGAGGTGTGCGAGGCCGCGAACGGCGACGTGGCCAAGCTGGCCGAGGCGATCGGGTACGACGACCGGATCGGGAAGAAGTTCCTGCGCGCGGGGATCGGCTTCGGCGGCGGGTGTCTGCCCAAGGACATCCGGGCGTTCATGGCGCGCGCCGGTGAGCTGGGGGCCGACCAGGCGCTGACCTTCCTGCGCGAGATCGACTCGATCAACATGCGCCAGCGCGGGCAGATGGTGGAGCTGGCGCGGCAGGTGCTCGGCGGCGGGTCCTTCCTGGGCAAGCGTGTCGCGGTGCTCGGCGCAACCTTCAAGCCCGACTCGGACGACGTACGGGACTCCCCCGCACTGAACGTCGCCGGGCAGATCCACCTCCAGGGCGGCCAGGTGACCGTCTACGACCCCAAGGGCATGGACAACGCCCGCAGGCTCTTCCCGACGCTCGGTTACGCGGACACCGCGACGAAGGCGGTCCGGGGCGCCGACGTCGTACTGCATCTGACGGAGTGGCGGGAGTTCCGCGAGCTGGACCCGGCGGAGCTCGGCGCGGTCGCGGCGGACCGGGTGATCCTGGACGGGCGCAACGCCCTCGACCCTCAGGTGTGGCGCAACGCCGGGTGGACGTACCGGGCGATGGGTCGCCCGACCGCCTAG
- a CDS encoding acyl-CoA thioesterase, translated as MTDQAPAAEPDTADIPGKPTSASRTTLSHIMTHNDTNLLGTVHGGVIMKLVDDAAGAVAGRHSGGPAVTASMDEMAFLEPVRVGDLVHVKAQVNWTGRTSMEVGVRVLAERWNESAPPTQVGSAYLVFAAVDADGKPRRVPPVLPETEKDRRRCQEAQIRRTHRLARRRAIMELREKRAAEGLDD; from the coding sequence ATGACAGACCAGGCCCCCGCCGCGGAACCGGATACTGCGGATATCCCGGGCAAGCCCACCTCGGCCTCCCGGACCACGCTCAGCCACATCATGACCCACAACGACACGAATCTTCTGGGCACGGTGCACGGCGGCGTGATCATGAAGCTGGTGGACGACGCGGCCGGTGCGGTCGCCGGCCGGCACAGCGGCGGCCCCGCCGTGACGGCCTCCATGGACGAGATGGCGTTCTTGGAGCCGGTCCGTGTGGGCGACCTCGTCCATGTGAAGGCCCAGGTCAACTGGACCGGGCGTACCTCCATGGAGGTCGGCGTCCGGGTCCTTGCCGAGCGCTGGAACGAGTCCGCGCCGCCCACCCAGGTCGGCTCCGCGTACCTGGTCTTCGCGGCCGTGGACGCCGACGGCAAGCCGCGCCGAGTGCCGCCGGTGCTGCCGGAGACGGAGAAGGACCGGCGCCGCTGCCAGGAGGCCCAGATCCGCCGCACCCACCGGCTGGCCCGGCGGCGGGCGATCATGGAGCTGCGGGAGAAACGGGCCGCCGAGGGCCTCGATGACTGA
- a CDS encoding dipeptidase, translating to MADLQDELHSTSELDGLPDPFEAESYAQVSDPADAPLERARAILAVHPVADGYSGLPWALRHLPWYDLELGEASVDTDVPRLREGHVGVLFWSLHLPKGIVGDRAVGATLEQLDLVNTVVRTHPEGLRLVCTAGQATDAHNCGRIAVLLGPAGAAALGDSLGILRALYALGLRVLTLSGVSWASEAGLTRFGEEVVREMNRVGVLPDLSGASADTVRRVLAVSRAPALFTRSAARSLRPHPANLPDDLLAELGAAKGLCMVPLTPEQTGPSVRDVADHLDHVREVAGPACVGLSGTYDAGTAHPQELGDASCYPHLIAELLHRGWSEPDIALLTWGNVQRVLRSGDFTARAAQQRREPSTAKIAELDG from the coding sequence ATGGCAGACCTCCAGGACGAACTGCACAGCACCAGCGAGCTCGACGGCCTGCCGGATCCCTTCGAGGCCGAGTCCTACGCGCAGGTCTCCGACCCGGCCGACGCCCCGCTGGAGCGCGCCCGCGCCATCCTTGCCGTCCATCCCGTCGCCGACGGCTACAGCGGACTGCCGTGGGCGCTCAGGCACCTGCCCTGGTACGACCTGGAGCTCGGCGAGGCCTCCGTCGACACGGACGTGCCACGGCTGCGCGAGGGCCACGTCGGCGTGCTGTTCTGGTCGCTGCACCTGCCGAAGGGCATCGTCGGGGACCGGGCCGTCGGCGCGACCCTGGAGCAGCTGGACCTGGTGAACACCGTCGTACGGACCCACCCCGAGGGCCTGCGCCTGGTGTGCACCGCCGGGCAGGCCACCGACGCCCACAACTGCGGCCGCATCGCCGTCCTGCTCGGCCCCGCCGGAGCCGCCGCCCTCGGCGACTCCCTCGGCATCCTGCGCGCCCTGTACGCCCTCGGCCTGCGCGTCCTCACCCTGTCCGGGGTGTCCTGGGCGAGCGAGGCGGGGCTCACCCGGTTCGGCGAGGAGGTCGTGCGCGAGATGAACCGGGTCGGCGTGCTCCCCGACCTCTCCGGCGCCTCCGCGGACACCGTCCGCCGGGTCCTCGCGGTCTCCAGGGCGCCGGCCCTGTTCACCCGCTCCGCCGCCCGCTCCCTGCGCCCCCACCCTGCCAACCTCCCCGACGACCTGCTCGCCGAGCTGGGCGCCGCCAAGGGCCTGTGCATGGTGCCGCTCACACCGGAACAGACGGGTCCGTCCGTCCGGGACGTCGCCGACCACCTCGACCATGTGCGCGAGGTGGCGGGCCCGGCCTGCGTCGGCCTGTCCGGCACCTACGACGCCGGCACCGCGCACCCCCAGGAACTCGGCGACGCCTCCTGCTATCCGCACCTCATCGCAGAGCTGCTGCACCGCGGCTGGTCCGAGCCCGACATCGCCCTGCTGACCTGGGGCAACGTCCAGCGGGTTCTGCGCAGCGGCGACTTCACCGCCCGTGCGGCCCAGCAGCGCCGGGAGCCGTCGACGGCGAAGATCGCGGAACTGGACGGGTGA
- a CDS encoding VOC family protein, with product MSVVRFRSVVLDCPDPRALARFYAGVVGGTPEEADADWVVLHVPGGPRLAFQRAEGLTPPEWPRADRNSQQFHLDFDGGSTWEEMDAAHEKVLALGARPLDLEDREKKDFQVYADPAGHPFCLCRIENP from the coding sequence ATGTCCGTGGTCCGCTTCCGCTCCGTCGTCCTCGACTGCCCCGACCCGCGCGCACTCGCCCGCTTCTACGCGGGCGTCGTGGGCGGTACGCCCGAGGAGGCGGACGCCGACTGGGTCGTGCTCCACGTCCCCGGCGGGCCCCGGCTCGCCTTCCAGCGGGCGGAAGGCCTCACCCCGCCCGAGTGGCCGCGCGCGGACCGCAACTCGCAGCAGTTCCACCTCGACTTCGACGGCGGGTCGACCTGGGAGGAGATGGACGCGGCGCACGAGAAGGTGCTGGCGCTGGGCGCGCGGCCGCTGGATCTGGAGGACCGGGAGAAGAAGGACTTCCAGGTGTACGCCGATCCGGCCGGACATCCCTTCTGCCTGTGCCGGATCGAGAACCCGTAA
- a CDS encoding MerR family transcriptional regulator, producing MQPSAPPTYIGYRPRTGGPVDRVVRIQELYAAGPHSERIRQLLPCVRDQDGGPSAVATARLVAGLASERERIDRMIADLVRSRDTLDEVIEAAQEH from the coding sequence GTGCAGCCGTCGGCCCCGCCCACATACATCGGGTACCGGCCGCGGACCGGTGGACCGGTGGACCGAGTCGTGCGGATCCAGGAGCTGTACGCGGCCGGTCCGCACAGCGAGAGGATCCGGCAGCTGCTGCCCTGTGTGCGCGACCAGGACGGCGGGCCTTCGGCGGTCGCCACCGCGCGGCTGGTCGCGGGCCTCGCGTCGGAGCGCGAGCGCATCGACCGCATGATCGCCGACCTGGTCCGCTCCCGGGACACCCTGGACGAGGTCATCGAGGCGGCCCAGGAGCACTGA
- a CDS encoding LCP family protein, producing the protein MPTQPRSAAPARPQRRPQPAHTPDPPGPRPPSRRKKPRWAMRAATTLSVVVLASAGIGHAVVTSLDAGIARVDPFKDMKNRPAAGHGMNVLLVGTDGRDRISAQERSRYHLGGAPCHCTDTMMIVHISADRERASVVSLPRDSYAMTPERVDDRTGKRIAGHPVKLNAAYAEGGPNLTVRTVEDMTHVKIDHYLEVDFTSFMRTVDVLGGVQICTATPLKDTYTGLDLPAGTHTLTGGQALQYVRARHVDGASDLNRMKRQQRFLAALVERTTSSGILLNPMKFRDVTRAVLGSVRADKGFGTDELLDLGRAMRNFSPSSSEFTTVPIGKMGYVVKGLGETLKWDTAKSGSLFRSLRDDKPLAVHASRPAAVLVDVSPQQIRVQVENGTPADGLGGRVDTALAGAGFRTTRAPAMAADRTLKRTVVAYDPGWDRSAKSLAAALPGSELRPVKGLGPTLKVIVGADFRQVRKVRAEDAYLGEAGVVTGDQVVCS; encoded by the coding sequence TTGCCCACGCAGCCTCGGTCCGCCGCGCCCGCCCGTCCGCAGCGCCGCCCCCAGCCCGCCCACACCCCGGATCCGCCCGGGCCCCGGCCCCCCTCGCGACGGAAGAAGCCGCGCTGGGCCATGCGCGCGGCGACGACCCTGTCCGTCGTCGTCCTCGCCTCCGCCGGGATCGGGCACGCGGTGGTCACCAGCCTCGACGCGGGCATCGCCCGCGTCGACCCCTTCAAGGACATGAAGAACCGCCCGGCGGCCGGTCACGGGATGAACGTCCTGCTGGTCGGCACGGACGGCCGCGACCGGATCAGCGCGCAGGAACGGAGCCGCTACCACCTGGGCGGCGCCCCCTGCCACTGCACCGACACGATGATGATCGTGCACATCTCGGCGGACCGGGAGCGGGCGAGCGTGGTGAGCCTGCCGCGCGACTCGTACGCCATGACGCCCGAACGCGTCGACGACAGGACCGGGAAGCGGATCGCGGGCCACCCCGTCAAGCTCAACGCGGCCTACGCGGAGGGCGGCCCGAACCTCACCGTCCGGACCGTCGAGGACATGACCCATGTGAAGATCGACCACTATCTGGAGGTCGACTTCACCAGCTTCATGCGGACCGTGGACGTGCTCGGGGGCGTGCAGATCTGCACGGCCACCCCTCTGAAGGACACGTACACCGGCCTCGACCTCCCCGCCGGGACGCACACCCTCACCGGCGGACAGGCCCTGCAGTACGTCCGTGCCCGGCATGTCGACGGGGCCTCCGACCTCAACCGCATGAAGCGCCAGCAGCGCTTCCTGGCCGCGCTCGTCGAGCGGACCACGTCGTCCGGGATCCTGCTCAACCCGATGAAGTTCAGGGACGTGACACGGGCCGTGCTGGGGTCGGTGCGCGCGGACAAGGGCTTCGGCACGGACGAGCTGCTCGACCTCGGCCGGGCCATGCGCAACTTCTCCCCCTCGTCGTCCGAGTTCACGACCGTGCCCATCGGAAAGATGGGATACGTCGTGAAGGGCCTCGGCGAGACGCTGAAATGGGACACCGCCAAGTCCGGCAGCCTCTTCCGCTCCCTGCGCGACGACAAGCCCCTGGCCGTGCACGCGTCGCGGCCCGCGGCGGTGCTGGTCGACGTGTCTCCGCAGCAGATCCGCGTGCAGGTCGAGAACGGCACGCCCGCCGACGGACTCGGGGGGCGCGTGGACACGGCGCTGGCGGGGGCCGGCTTCCGGACGACCCGGGCCCCGGCGATGGCGGCCGACCGCACGCTGAAGCGGACGGTCGTCGCCTACGACCCCGGGTGGGACCGGTCCGCGAAGTCACTGGCCGCCGCGCTGCCGGGCAGCGAGCTGCGGCCGGTGAAGGGGCTCGGGCCGACGTTGAAGGTGATCGTGGGCGCCGACTTCAGGCAGGTGCGCAAGGTGCGGGCGGAGGACGCGTATCTGGGCGAGGCCGGAGTGGTGACCGGCGACCAGGTGGTGTGTTCGTAA
- a CDS encoding VOC family protein: MALAKLGVVVLDCPDPSALAGFYAGVLGGTVEGEGDWVDLKVPGGQSLAFQSASGFVAPEWPAPDHSQQFHLDLTVDDLDAAEAGVLALGAKPLDSDDRSRTWRVYADPAGHPFCLCAC; encoded by the coding sequence ATGGCTCTCGCCAAGCTGGGTGTCGTCGTCCTGGACTGTCCCGACCCGAGCGCACTGGCCGGTTTCTACGCCGGTGTGCTGGGCGGCACCGTCGAGGGCGAGGGCGACTGGGTGGATCTGAAGGTGCCCGGCGGACAGTCGCTGGCCTTCCAGTCCGCCTCCGGGTTCGTGGCGCCCGAGTGGCCCGCGCCCGACCACTCGCAGCAGTTCCACCTGGACCTGACCGTCGACGACCTGGACGCGGCCGAGGCGGGCGTGCTGGCGCTGGGCGCCAAGCCGCTGGACTCCGACGACCGCTCGCGCACCTGGCGGGTTTACGCGGATCCGGCAGGGCACCCGTTCTGTCTCTGCGCCTGCTGA
- a CDS encoding four-helix bundle copper-binding protein, protein MTQPGMTAMTKEMQDCVEACMACHSVCEETMSSCMQMGGQAQMQIMRALMDCSETTRMCADMMMRRSPMSAEMCAMCAKACDMCAEACMSMPDDPQMMRCAEACRRCAEMCRTMAGATM, encoded by the coding sequence ATGACCCAGCCCGGAATGACTGCCATGACCAAGGAGATGCAGGACTGCGTCGAGGCGTGCATGGCCTGCCACAGCGTGTGCGAGGAGACCATGAGCTCCTGCATGCAGATGGGCGGTCAGGCCCAGATGCAGATCATGCGTGCGCTCATGGACTGCTCCGAGACCACCCGCATGTGCGCGGACATGATGATGCGCCGCTCGCCCATGTCGGCCGAGATGTGCGCGATGTGCGCCAAAGCATGCGACATGTGCGCCGAGGCGTGTATGTCCATGCCGGACGACCCCCAGATGATGCGCTGCGCGGAGGCGTGTCGCCGCTGCGCCGAGATGTGCCGCACGATGGCGGGCGCCACGATGTGA
- a CDS encoding acyl-CoA dehydrogenase, with amino-acid sequence MAGSADFDLYRPSEEHDMLRDAIRSLAEAKIAPYAAAVDEEARFPQEALQALVANDLHAVHVPEEYGGAGADALATVIVIEEVARVCASSSLIPAVNKLGSLPVILSGSEELKKKYMTPLAKGEGMFSYCLSEPDAGSDAAGMKTKAVREGDTYVLNGVKRWITNAGESEFYTVMAVTDPTKRSKGISAFVVEKSDEGVSFGAPEKKLGIKGSPTREVYLDNVRIPADRMIGEEGTGFATAMKTLDHTRITIAAQALGIAQGALDYAKGYVQERKQFGKPIADFQGIQFMLADMAMKIEAARQLTYAAAAKSQRGDKDLTFQGAAAKCFASDVAMEVTTDAVQLLGGYGYTRDYPVERMMRDAKITQIYEGTNQVQRIVMARNLP; translated from the coding sequence TTGGCCGGATCGGCTGACTTCGACCTGTACCGCCCGTCCGAGGAGCACGACATGCTCCGCGACGCGATCCGTTCGCTGGCCGAGGCGAAGATCGCGCCGTACGCGGCCGCGGTGGACGAGGAGGCCCGCTTCCCGCAGGAGGCCCTTCAGGCCCTGGTCGCGAACGACCTGCACGCGGTGCACGTGCCCGAGGAGTACGGCGGCGCGGGCGCGGACGCGCTGGCGACCGTGATCGTGATCGAGGAGGTGGCACGCGTGTGTGCCAGCTCCTCCCTCATCCCGGCCGTGAACAAGCTGGGCTCGCTGCCGGTGATCCTCTCCGGCTCCGAGGAGCTGAAGAAGAAGTACATGACCCCGCTCGCCAAGGGCGAGGGCATGTTCTCGTACTGCCTCTCCGAGCCGGATGCCGGCTCGGACGCGGCCGGCATGAAGACGAAGGCGGTCCGCGAAGGCGACACCTACGTCCTGAACGGCGTGAAGCGCTGGATCACCAACGCCGGCGAGTCCGAGTTCTACACGGTGATGGCCGTGACCGACCCCACCAAGCGCTCGAAGGGCATCTCGGCGTTCGTCGTCGAGAAGTCGGACGAGGGTGTCTCCTTCGGCGCCCCGGAGAAGAAGCTCGGCATCAAGGGCTCCCCGACCCGCGAGGTCTACCTCGACAACGTCCGCATCCCGGCCGACCGGATGATCGGCGAGGAGGGCACGGGCTTCGCCACGGCGATGAAGACCCTGGACCACACCCGCATCACCATCGCGGCCCAGGCCCTCGGTATCGCCCAGGGCGCGCTCGACTACGCCAAGGGCTATGTCCAGGAGCGCAAGCAGTTCGGCAAGCCGATCGCCGACTTCCAGGGCATCCAGTTCATGCTCGCCGACATGGCCATGAAGATCGAGGCCGCCCGCCAGCTGACGTACGCCGCGGCGGCGAAGTCGCAGCGCGGCGACAAGGACCTCACCTTCCAGGGCGCGGCGGCCAAGTGCTTCGCCTCGGACGTGGCGATGGAGGTCACCACGGACGCGGTCCAGCTGCTCGGCGGCTACGGCTACACCCGTGACTACCCGGTGGAGCGCATGATGCGCGACGCGAAGATCACGCAGATCTACGAGGGCACGAACCAGGTCCAGCGGATCGTGATGGCGAGGAACCTTCCGTAG
- a CDS encoding LCP family protein, with product MNDWPEAWSDDNRNRYGRGSANARPEGARAMRQVRRPSSGGYGDPGPSAPPYGGVPQQPSYVNGQGHGGYGDDTPADGYGDGYNTGQVYGSPGGQGPGGPGGPGGARPRPNWRRRIKWTAITLVTALVVTSVATYFWADGKLHRDVDLSTVLDRPEAGDGTNYLIVGSDSRAGLSSDQKKQLHTGSAEGKRTDSMMILHVGDSGDTLISLPRDSNVTIPTYKGSTSGKTYQGTGRQTKLNAAYAEDGPTLLVRSVEYNMGLHIDHYVEIGFAGFANIVDAVGGVDIDIDKGFKDKYSGADFKSGKQTLNGEQALAFVRTRHAFAASDLQRTKNQQKFLSALAHQVATPSTVLNPFKLYPTMSAGLDSLTVDKDMSLWDLASMFWAMKGVSGGDGTSMNMPISGSTGGNLVWDKAKVKTLVNELNNDQKVTVSGD from the coding sequence ATGAACGATTGGCCCGAGGCATGGTCCGACGACAACCGCAACCGGTACGGACGCGGCAGCGCGAACGCACGCCCTGAGGGCGCCCGCGCGATGCGGCAGGTCCGCCGGCCCTCCTCGGGCGGGTACGGGGACCCCGGCCCCTCCGCGCCGCCGTACGGCGGGGTGCCCCAGCAGCCGTCGTACGTCAACGGCCAGGGGCACGGCGGCTACGGCGACGACACCCCGGCCGACGGTTACGGCGACGGCTACAACACCGGTCAGGTCTACGGCTCGCCGGGCGGCCAGGGTCCGGGCGGTCCCGGTGGGCCGGGCGGGGCACGGCCGCGGCCGAACTGGCGGCGCCGCATCAAGTGGACGGCGATCACGCTGGTGACGGCGCTGGTCGTGACGTCGGTCGCCACCTACTTCTGGGCCGACGGCAAGCTGCACCGCGACGTCGACCTGTCCACGGTCCTGGACCGGCCCGAGGCGGGCGACGGCACGAACTACCTGATCGTCGGCTCCGACAGCCGTGCCGGGCTGTCCTCCGACCAGAAGAAGCAGCTGCACACCGGTTCCGCGGAGGGCAAGCGGACCGACTCGATGATGATCCTGCACGTCGGCGACAGCGGCGACACCCTGATCTCACTGCCCCGCGACTCGAACGTGACGATCCCCACGTACAAGGGATCCACGTCCGGCAAGACCTACCAGGGCACGGGCCGGCAGACGAAGCTGAACGCGGCCTACGCGGAGGACGGGCCGACGCTGCTGGTGCGGTCGGTCGAGTACAACATGGGCCTGCACATCGACCACTACGTGGAGATCGGGTTCGCCGGCTTCGCGAACATCGTGGACGCGGTCGGCGGTGTCGACATCGACATCGACAAGGGCTTCAAGGACAAGTACTCGGGCGCCGACTTCAAGTCGGGCAAGCAGACGCTGAACGGCGAGCAGGCCCTCGCCTTCGTCCGTACCCGGCACGCCTTCGCGGCGAGCGACCTGCAGCGCACCAAGAACCAGCAGAAGTTCCTCTCCGCGCTGGCCCACCAGGTGGCGACCCCCTCGACGGTGCTGAACCCCTTCAAGCTGTACCCGACGATGAGCGCGGGCCTGGACTCCCTGACCGTCGACAAGGACATGAGCCTGTGGGACCTTGCGTCCATGTTCTGGGCGATGAAGGGCGTCAGCGGCGGCGACGGCACCTCCATGAACATGCCGATCTCCGGGTCCACCGGCGGCAACCTCGTCTGGGACAAGGCGAAGGTCAAGACGCTGGTGAACGAACTGAACAACGACCAGAAGGTCACGGTCTCGGGTGACTGA
- a CDS encoding HAD family hydrolase, producing MTDSSNGRPPFGAVLCDVDNVIRSFDSSRLEALERAAGIAEGTTKKVAFAPDAVSPLVLGEITSQEWAQAIAQGLAGLVAEPQTAYELALALLESPFHADDEVVGLLRRARVRVPLVLVSNAAMELESDLHSLGLSDLADHVVNSARVGLAKPDPRIYHLAAELAGISPERCLFVDDSEENLRAAAELGMHGVLFREPADLERALKPLFA from the coding sequence GTGACTGACAGCAGCAACGGCAGACCGCCCTTCGGGGCGGTTCTGTGTGACGTCGACAATGTGATCCGGTCCTTCGACTCCTCCCGTCTGGAGGCGCTGGAGCGCGCCGCGGGGATCGCCGAGGGCACCACCAAGAAGGTGGCGTTCGCGCCGGACGCGGTCTCGCCGCTGGTGCTGGGCGAGATCACCTCGCAGGAGTGGGCACAGGCGATCGCCCAGGGCCTCGCCGGGCTGGTGGCCGAGCCGCAGACGGCGTACGAACTGGCTCTGGCGCTCCTCGAATCGCCCTTCCACGCGGACGACGAGGTCGTGGGGCTGCTGCGCCGCGCGCGCGTCCGGGTGCCGCTGGTCCTCGTCTCGAACGCGGCGATGGAGCTGGAGTCCGACCTGCACTCACTGGGCCTGAGCGATCTCGCCGACCACGTCGTCAACAGCGCCCGCGTGGGCCTCGCCAAGCCGGACCCGCGCATCTACCACCTGGCGGCGGAGCTGGCGGGCATCAGCCCCGAGCGCTGTCTGTTCGTCGACGACAGCGAGGAGAACCTCCGGGCGGCAGCGGAACTGGGCATGCACGGCGTGCTCTTCCGTGAACCGGCGGACCTGGAACGGGCCCTGAAGCCGCTGTTCGCGTGA
- a CDS encoding CGNR zinc finger domain-containing protein yields MSERSAAPGGLVLVESLVNTLDIESGADALETADGRAPFGLTEDEVPAARELRESLRAVLLAHAGHPPHARVTPLDDLLATAPLRLTVDAVDGSAALTAADVRPLNSRVAAAVAEALVAGTWLRLKACEAVTCHWAYYDRSPAGRGRWCSMQVCGARAKMRRYRAK; encoded by the coding sequence ATGAGTGAGAGATCGGCCGCGCCGGGCGGCCTGGTCCTGGTCGAGTCCCTGGTGAACACGCTGGACATCGAGTCGGGGGCCGACGCCCTCGAAACGGCGGACGGCCGCGCGCCGTTCGGGCTCACCGAGGACGAGGTCCCCGCCGCACGCGAGCTGCGCGAATCCCTGCGCGCTGTGCTGCTCGCCCACGCGGGCCACCCGCCCCACGCCAGGGTCACGCCCCTGGACGACCTGCTGGCGACGGCGCCCCTGCGCCTGACCGTCGACGCCGTCGACGGTTCGGCGGCACTGACCGCCGCCGACGTACGCCCCCTGAACTCCCGTGTCGCCGCCGCCGTCGCCGAGGCACTCGTCGCCGGCACCTGGCTGCGCCTGAAGGCCTGCGAGGCCGTCACCTGCCACTGGGCGTACTACGACCGCAGCCCGGCCGGCCGCGGGCGCTGGTGCTCGATGCAGGTGTGCGGGGCGCGCGCGAAAATGCGCCGGTACCGGGCGAAGTAG